The nucleotide window GGTGTTATGCTGATATCAAGGTATTAAAATCTTTGCATTTCTTGTCattattatgcagtgttttactTGTAATTTTTACTAtacttatacaaaatattttgcaacttGCACCCACTTCTTGATCACCTATCTACCGCTTACCCCCACCCAGCTGATATGGGGAGAACATGCTTGTGGAACTTGTACTGCCCCTACAGCAGTAGCATGCCAGCTTTACTTGACAGGCATAAACTTTGATAATTGTATGCTATAATAATTTGGTGTTTGACATTGGTGCGTGCATAAGTACTCCATAGGATTTTAGTATGACACATTGGCATTGCTTATAGTTGGTTCCATCACTTTGAGGTAGGACCATGGGAACACCCCCTGCCAAGCCTGCATAAAAAGTTGCCCAACTGTGGGCTCAAAAATAGGGAGCACATCTGGCATTTTCTTTTGATATTTGAAAGTCATGTGAGATATAtaaagttaggctatgtacacatgtcagatgattctcatatTATAATCACCTCAAGggtgatatcagacgagaatgtggcgtgtgtacagcgctcgtccagtCACCGATCTGCTGActagttacatttttatacactTCTAGCAGGTCAGTTTTTGCCTTACAATTTTCattggttctgtttttttttcctaggtaTCTCTTGGTGGATTTGAAATTACACCTCCAGTGACCTTAAGACTCAAAGCTGGTTCTGGCCCTGTGTATGTCAGTGGACAGCATCTTATTGGTAAGTCATTCTGATTTGCTTGTCATTAAAATCTAAATACTATCTGGTttgaattacaaaaataaaatgtctgttaCATTTGCACTCCAGTTGCAAAAttcaaaaaacagtttttagtaAAATGCTTTCATCCTCATTGTGCTTAAATTTATATACTTGGAAATGAACCTAATATCTGGTTTCCCAAGAGGTTGCCAGAAATTTCTGGTGTAATGCTAACTTTCCATAGTGCACATTTTCAGTGAAATGTTATCTTTTCAATTGACAGCCTTGGAAGAAGGATTGGAATCATCAGAtgaggatgaagaggaggaagaagaaaatgcTGTAATTGTAAAGAATGCAAAAAGGGCTGCAGCGGCTTCAACATCAAAGGTTCCACAGGTATGTCACATGCAGATTGGTTTACCTTGGTGCCATTTATATTCCTTAAAGATTTGTACTGAGAGAttagaggaagtaaacccaaaaacccaGAACAAAAAATACCCCTACTTTTAATGCCACGGAGCAGTCGATCCTTCCAGAAGTTCGGATCTGGTCCCACGTCATCTCTGCATCCGTCTTCAGGCAGGCACGCTGGGCGCTGATGTCTTCTCTGTTCTTCCACCCGGAGTCCCCGGATGTGGGACAgatgggaggctctgcactcccattcattcttgatcgcctaggcgatcgagaactaaaggggtggtgctgcactcttgtttttgccttttgttttttaaaaagggtgttgctcAAAAAAAAGGTGGTccacccttttctgtaaagtgaaaattttgagtttaggtacgctttaaatacaTTGCCTGATCTAGTTCTGAAAACTGTTTACTTGGTTGGCGTTCTGATCCTAAGCCTTTTAATGCCTTCTGTATTGCTGATCCAGAATGTTTATGCAGCTCAGGTATTTAGCTGGTTATCGTACAACTTGGTGCAACAGCTACCTGTTGGCTTGTTTCAGATGTGAAACGAAAAACTACTGAAGCCAAATGATTCCCTTTACATCCAGGTAGATGACCTTACTTAGTTAGGAGTTCAACATTGACTGCTTTACTTATCTCAATATACATCAactttaattttaacattaattttttttaaacagaaaaaagcaaaaatagaagCGGATGAAGATGACtttgatgatgacgatgatgatgaggaggaagaggacgACGACGATGATGAAGAGGATGATGAGTAAGTAAATTGGACTCGGCTTACCATTAGAGATTAAGATTTAGCTACAAGTCAGTTGTTGCTATGGACACGTTTTTGGCAATCTAGGGTTTTTGCAAACTGTATTAACTGGCAGTCATTGTGTGTTTGAGCATCTAACTGTTAATAGGCCACTAGTTTGGATGCTCAATTCACTGAAATGGGTTTTCTAGTATGCTTTAGGTTACCTTGAatggaaaaatattaaacattgagGGATGTGGGAATATTTGTTCTAGATCCTGGGTTGGGAACAAGATAGTCGCAATTTACCTCTCGATTGCAGCAGTGCATCTGATTATGACACTATCATGAACCATTTAGAGATATGGGTGTCTTCACATACAGCAGAGTCTGCTGGTGTGGGGTTTATTTTTGCTGCATGTGAAAGTACAGTGAAAAAATGCATGGCAATGCAAATGGCATGATCCAGGCTACAAATTGCTCATCATTGAATGCAttgcaaaacatacattttgaatCCATCTGTGTAGAAGTGTGGTGGGCAAAAAGGCTCATGTTACTTTGCGTGGATATTTGTCAGGAgcttttatgtaatatataggaGCACAAACAGTCATTGCAAAAAAAGCACATTACATCCACAGTTTAAAATCTTAGATCAAAACATCACTTATGGTAGAACTTGGCAGAAGTGAAGAGTACTTAATCTGGCTTCAGTGTATGGGGATCCACAAATGTGACTAGATCCACTTAGAGGAATTTTATTTGAATCtttttgcaacttttatttttattttgcagttggtGAGTTGAGATTCcatgtatataaatttttttgCACAGTTTATGATCACTTACGGTTTAATGGTtgagtttattacatttttttagcagctgCTTTCTTCACTTTGTGCATGATTTTATTATTCCAGAACTTTTAAGTCTTCGTGTTATACCCTAACTGtctagcagtgttctccctactGAAaattgagtcacaatacaggagccaccacccatctacagcttcttcccacccagcttgaaaaaaaaacttctgggggGAATACGTGTCCAGTgctcctttattgtgacccaacttttcagaaaCCATCTGAAAACACCTGGTTGGTTTAGTGCTGGGTCTAGGGAGAACAGTGGTACCAAATGCTTCCTGCAAAGAagcttttatctttttaaatgttttagattGTTAACTACTGGGAAAGTAATTATTCTGAAACCTTTTACGAGAAGCTTTTATTcattattagcttttatttattatttttttgaagcaTCAGTTTCTTTACATCTCTTATTTTCTTCAAGGGATGAAGATGATGAAGGGGAAGAAGAAACCACTCCTGTTAAAAAGGTATGCATTAAAAAGTTTGGCAGTTCTGTGGAAAACTTACTGTTTTACACTCGGGGCAAAGTAACAATGGGCCAaacttggagaagtttaatattTCAGGTCCAATATCTATAAAGGCCCCCTGGTGTACTGATAACTCATTTTTCCAGTAAATTAACTGCTACTTCTACCCTCAAACTGCAGGCATGGAGGATCATGCAGCCCTCCTCACATGTGGCAATGTGGAGCTCTAGAAGTTGCTTTCTAGCATCAAGCTTCTGCTTCCCACATTTGCTTAGGCTGCTCCCTTGTCTTCTGGTATGTAAAAGTTCTATTAGGTGGATATTGTGATCTCATTTGATGCCAGTTACAGGCATGTTTTTTAGGAGACTTTGAGTTGCAAGCAGTCCTTAGTACTTGCCATTTTCTtgagcatgtttttgggatgttgccTTCTTGGTTGGACTGCTTTTGGCCTCCCAAAGGAAAGCGACTTCTGTGTCCCTTGGcaaatgtaaggtaaaatttATGGGCAGTACAAAAATCATTTGAAGATTTATAGTATTCATTACCCAAATTTAAATCCATTCTTTACTAGGAACCTagctgtaaaaatttttttttttaaaggactttaaaattaactttttgttttcctttaatgttttggtttcattttttttttttttccatctagcCTTCTCAAGCTGCAAAACCCAAGTCTGCCCAGAAGTCCAATCACAATGGAAAGCTATCTGAACCGTCCACAGCTGCTAAAGTGAGTAATTGCTATAGTGTGCCATGTTTAGACTTTAGCGCTAGTGTCCGAAATTTTGCTTTACTTAAAGGAAATTCTCTTGGTAGACACTGGAACAGGTGttcctattttagtttttttcctccCAGTTCTGTGACAACTCAACACTTTATATCCAAAATCAATTTTAGGTTCCTGTAATTTTGGTTTAAGGAAATAGTCAATCTATAGATCCCCTATGATTCTGCTCTCAATGCGGTTTACCACAAAATTTATAGTTATTGAGAGAAGCCCTACAAACTTGTTTGACACTCCCTCAGTGGACAATTGTTTTGTGGGTTCCTTATTTCCAGTTAATGGTCACTGCACTACTTGTTCAGAAAGATGCTGTTTTTGACACTACCTATTATCTCTGTATTGCCTTTGTTATGACTTAAACCTGGCTAAAGGAAGTTTAAAAACTGCAGAAATGTGCAGGTTCATAAACATCCACAAGTGCTATGTAGTGACAAACTTCCACTTAAAAGGAAGTCTAGTAAAACTTTGTGAAAACACCCAGTTTTTGACTAAATATTCATTGAGTATTTAGTACTATAATTCAACAGCTGTCAAGTTTGAATCCGGGACTGACGGTTCCTAATTGCCATGGTGAAAAATTGCTAtggaacttgaaaaaaaaatgtggtaggTTTGAGTAATCAATTGCAGAAGTTAAAGGAAAAGTATTTGCATCATTTGGTAGAATTTGTACACCCAgacagtaaaataatttacaatttgaataaaatgccccttttttttttgtcatctgcaAAAACATGGATGTCCTGCTTATATCTTGTTTGTACATCTTTTCACAGACTCCTGATCAGAAAGGGAAACAAGAATCAAAGCAACAGACACCAAAGTCTCCAAAAACACCATTTACGCTTGAAGAGATAAAATCAAAAATGCAGGGGACTTTAGACAAGGTAAGGCTTGGTCTTCATAAAGGTTGGTGGTCAAAGGAAATACTTTTATGGACAGATGAGATTTTTTTCATCTGCTCATAAGTGTATTTTGGTGCCAACATTTGGTGTGACATTACCATTGTGGAATAAGTCCTAGTCTTTGAAAAAGCCcaagtattctttaaaaatactttccaGCCAAATATTCAACTCTGGACCTGATGGTAGGTTCATTTTGAAGCAGTCCCCATTAGCATAGTTTTATTGCAGACTGCTGCAACGGAATATACTGACGGCATGGACCTGAAGCAGGTTTTCAGTAGCCTGGTAACCTGACTTGGGAAGTTGGAAATCAGGAGAAGCTTAAGGACTTGCATAGCTTCTGGCTCTTGTAATTAAGCCAAAGTTTTTACATCCATGTCCAGTACTACTTATTCTAATCCACTTTTCAGGCAATGAAGGGAGATTTGGTTGTGCATTGATCAGCAAAAAATTGCAGTCTGCATtgaccagagaaaaaaaacaagctatgACTAGTGAGGGATTAGAAGTTTTAGATTgtaactctgtttttttttttttttttttgtttttttttaatatttggtgcaTTCTGCAGTTTATTAATGTAAAGgtcctttacttttcttttcaggGTGGTGCCCTTCCAAAAATTGAAGCAAAATTTACAAATTATGTGAAGAACTGTTTCAGAATGGATAATCAGAAGGTAAAAAGTTTGATAAGTTATTCATCTAACATTTGGTAAATCtgcaaacatgcatttttttaacccaAAAGGGGGGAAATTGGTTAAATGACAAAAGATGTGGAGTCTTGAAAAATGCCTTTAAATTAGGCCTAGAAAAGTGTCAAAATAAATGGAGAAGGACCAGATTTTGTTTGCCTGGAAAAGTCTGAATGATTGCGAAAGGGGggatcattactttttttttttggaacaataaAGCCATGTAAGTTGATGCCCAATGAAATTTAGCCTACAATTAATTATGAGCTTTAGTATACCTTTTTAGTTAACCAAAAAGGATGTAGTAGTTCTTTGAGTTTATGAAATGGGAGTTCTAATTTTTTAACCTTCTAATTTTACCTTTGCAGGTAATACAAGATCTGTGGAAGTGGAGACAGTCGCTTAaggataaataaactttttatttctgtctttattttttgtttcttggaAGTAGGAGAATGCATTGGTCATTATAATACTTGCCAATAATGTTAAAATCCTGAAACTACATATTTTGTACACAACTGTTTTGTTAAGTGTTTGGCAAGATGGTCAGGCAGATGATCTGAATTTCAAACATACATGTGaaataaatctgtaatttttttactacTGAGTGTTCTGACTTTTGGTGTGTATATTTGTAATTTGTGGGTGCAGTGACATTTACAATAGTTTTGTAATGTTAATGTACAGTTTACATAGAagcatcatttttaaaatttgccatTACTGAATCTTCCTTCTGGCCTGGAGTATGTACAATCCAAACTGTAGGCCAACTCGGGACAACCTTGCCTACTAATAGGATTGCTAGTCTTGCAAAGGATGGCCTTTACTGTGCCCCAATGCTGTAACCTTTTATTATCTAGCactttgtttttacttaaaattttCTTCAAGGTTTGTTTTAAATGGCTGTCTTATCGGGTAGATTCAAAATTGACCCAAGAGTGACTTATCTGCACAAACTGTTCAAACTTTGGCATAGAATTATTGAATAAAATAGTACAACTATTTAGTAAAAACTGTCATCAAATAAACTGTCCAATCCCTATATTTAATTTACCATCATTCAAATTATCCTTCTCACACAATCAATAGGGAATTTTTACACAAACCTAGGTCAAAAATATTAATAGttaccatttttatttacaaacaaaaacatgacagCAATGTCAAACATACATCATATAATTTTGAACCTGTAGGTAACATTTTAACTGCTCCCTCAGGGTTTTGGTAATCTATTAGCATTAATCCTCTAACGTGTTGCATGCACCTTGTCCCAAAGCCtgaaaagatatttattaaacatgtttcATGGTATCAAAAGACCACTTTTTCAAGAAGGAAGTATGGGAGAAACtggcatttttatattaaaaaatcaatataggAATTTGTTCTCTAATGGGGTCATATTCCAAAATATATCAAGACTTACAAATAACCTTTTAACTCCCTGGCAGTATGTGGCTCCAGggttaattttatgtaccaaaagcggtcaCCCCGAGCCGTGCTCGGGGTAGCATTGTAgagatcctacctgctccccatgatCCAGTGCATCCTCCAGCAAGGGCGGCcagcttctgtgtcccctggcatcacATCTGCAGTGTGATCGATGGCATGCATGAAGCgttggtacgctggggaggcatgGCCTGGTGTgggaaattttaaaagcagattacattgtaatctctTTTTCACACATTGATTACagcaagttataaaaaaaaaatactaagttaaaaataaaatataaatgacagCAGCCTAATCCAGCAACTGATCAATCACCTCAATAAATGgagtacatttaaatatataaataaaatggtttacagTGTATTACAACATTCACAGAGGTTTTAAACAAccattttacaatattacaaaaactttataataaaattcctacacaatttacataaaatattgaacatgtaaGTATGAGTAAAATGGAAGCTCAAGGAAGGGTACAccacaaatatatgtaaagcatGTCATTTAGACCAGGTTTTTGGTAGCATTCAATGTTTCAATCCACTGGATTTCCCCTTGTAAAATAAGCCTGTCAATATCTGCATAGGAGATAAATGTAGTGTCAACCCTACAAGTCTGCGTATTGCAGTTGTGACCTGACCATTCTCAATGGCATATATATGTGCTGAATCTGTTCCTTGAGGTGGGGGATACGTTCAACTTcagagacttcttgctatagatggagcGTTTATTGACACACATGTAAGAACAATGAAATGTGGCTATTCTAAAATGTCTACCTTGTGCATGAGCTTTTAAGAGTAAAAGATAAGCATAACTATAAAGAAACCACCCAGAATGGGAGTTTTCTACTTTTTAAACTAACCTGTATTTAGTACAGTATAGAAAGAGTTAACTTGTTTCTGAGAATCTATTTACTTAATGCCTCGGTAGGGGGGTTTATCAATTGTCAAACAAAGACTTATATTTGAACATCTGGTAGATTCAgtggtcagttggtcacaagcttGATGGATTTTGAGAGGTCATAGAAGGCCTGATCCCACTTGGGGTAAGGTGGAAAACAAAAGTTGTAGGTGAAAGTTTTGTTGGTATGGGACAAAAGCCTTGTGTAtagtataaagctgcgtacacacttgcaatttttgtcgtgggaaaggatctttcacgatcctttccaacgacaaggggctgcaagatgcatgaacgatgctgtacatacagcaccgttcatgctctatggagaagggagagcgacggagcggcaccctgctgcgcgctctccccttccctttcattacgatcggcttgtcgtccatcgtccgtggacccggcaggtcggtcgtccggacgatggacgacaccgactgtacacacggaagattttcgcccgataattggccgatgccgattatcgggcgataaaaatctgccgtgtgtacgtagcttaagtccacCCTATTTCTCCCCTCAAGTTCATTCCCCAAACTGATATTACCTTCAAGGATTTTAAAATCATACAAAGACTTCTGGAGCCTGGTTGGTTTAGATTTAAATTGGTGTTGCATAagcaaggaaaattaaaaaagggtATCCAGCACTGGTAGCAAAGGTGACGCTCTAAACAGGGCTGTAGATATTGGGAACCAGGGACAACTGTAGGCCTGGAGCTTCTATCATACATCACAGCTCTCA belongs to Pyxicephalus adspersus chromosome 2, UCB_Pads_2.0, whole genome shotgun sequence and includes:
- the NPM1 gene encoding nucleophosmin — translated: MEDSMDMDNLAPLRPQNFLFGCELKADKKEYAFKVDDDENDHQLSLRTVTLGAGAKDELHIVEAEGMNYQAKPIKIVLASLKPSVQPTVSLGGFEITPPVTLRLKAGSGPVYVSGQHLIALEEGLESSDEDEEEEEENAVIVKNAKRAAAASTSKVPQKKAKIEADEDDFDDDDDDEEEEDDDDDEEDDEDEDDEGEEETTPVKKPSQAAKPKSAQKSNHNGKLSEPSTAAKTPDQKGKQESKQQTPKSPKTPFTLEEIKSKMQGTLDKGGALPKIEAKFTNYVKNCFRMDNQKVIQDLWKWRQSLKDK